Proteins found in one Anabas testudineus chromosome 1, fAnaTes1.2, whole genome shotgun sequence genomic segment:
- the LOC113161415 gene encoding myeloid-associated differentiation marker homolog encodes MPVIVLEARDFTSPLFLVRTLEVLSSCTTFSLVASLESSELNKNSSHSQHVNTFRIFCMFTWCFFFTLTLLIHILSVIQFHSLLPISWKNLTVTVAVLGALMCLSTSFIFPWMVMNQLKMSPRPVIATVAACLTFLAYSAESYILRTQTHEQRGYMGSMPGFLKILQLWGSCQTIPLIVETSHLHPKEALWQQWVSGVSYSVCIFMSLIILVVILGDFAGRCLLPFDKFLAGFSMTGVLFYIVATVICFTKILQAKGPRQSHNSVDLVIVETVLVSVTLLSYTVDLAFSIKLLCDRSHT; translated from the coding sequence TGAGGCCAGAGACTTCACTAGTCCCCTTTTTTTGGTGAGGACATTGGAAGTCTTATCCAGTTGTACCACCTTTAGTCTTGTGGCCTCGCTGGAATCTTCAGAGTTGAACAAAAATTCTTCTCACAGCCAACACGTCAACACATTCAGGATCTTCTGCATGTTTACCTGGTGCTTCTTCTTCACCCTTACGCTCCTTATCCACATACTCAGTGTCATCCAGTTTCATAGTCTCCTCCCAATTTCTTGGAAAAACCTGACTGTGACGGTGGCCGTGTTAGGCGCACTGATGTGCCTGAGCACCTCCTTCATTTTTCCTTGGATGGTCATGAATCAGCTCAAAATGTCTCCACGTCCTGTGATAGCTACAGTGGCTGCCTGTCTCACCTTTCTAGCCTACAGCGCAGAGTCCTACATCCTTCGCACCCAAACCCATGAGCAGAGAGGCTACATGGGCAGCATGCCGGGTTTTCTCAAGATACTCCAACTGTGGGGAAGCTGTCAGACGATACCGCTCATTGTGGAGACGTCCCATCTACATCCTAAAGAAGCTCTCTGGCAGCAATGGGTATCCGGTGTGTCATACAGTGTTTGTATCTTTATGTCTCTCATCATTCTAGTGGTGATATTAGGTGACTTTGCTGGACGATGTCTCCTACCATTTGACAAATTTTTGGCTGGCTTCAGCATGACTGGGGTGTTGTTCTACATAGTGGCTACAGTGATTTGTTTTACCAAGATACTGCAGGCGAAGGGGCCCAGACAATCTCACAACAGTGTAGACCTGGTTATCGTGGAAACTGTGCTTGTCAGCGTTACACTGTTATCTTACACTGTGGACCTTGCCTTCTCCATTAAACTGTTGTGTGACAGGAGTCATACATGA